A stretch of Brassica rapa cultivar Chiifu-401-42 chromosome A08, CAAS_Brap_v3.01, whole genome shotgun sequence DNA encodes these proteins:
- the LOC103835052 gene encoding probable hexokinase-like 2 protein: MARKEVVVAVTAATVSAVAAAVIIGQWVRRKEQRRKQTQMILRKFARECATPVLKLWAVADALVADMAAFLSATTAAGSCGSLNMLVSFAGALPSGDEKGLHYGVNLRGKELLLLRGALGGNEEPISDVHKQEISIPADVSNGSFKELCDYISLELVKFIGMNPGEETDEVKNLGFTLTRYVEEIGPSSISAIQRKGLANDDDDTVLKEFVNDMNESLESHGLKIRMNMALVDDTIGVLAGGRYYHKDTVAAVTLGMGTNAAYIEQAQEVLRWKPTIPNEPQEIVISTEWGDFRSCHLPVTEYDAALDAESLNPRSCVFEKMVAGGYLGEIVRRVLLKMSQETALFGDILPPKLTTPYTLSSPDMAAMHQDISEDRDIVNKKLKDVFGVMYSTLAAREVVIEVCDLVAERAARVAGAGIVGMVKKLGRLEKKMSIVIVEGGLYDHYRVFRNYLHSSVWEMLGDELSDHVVIEHSHGGSGAGALFFAACGNVKT, translated from the exons ATGGCCAGGAAAGAGGTGGTGGTGGCGGTCACTGCTGCGACGGTTTCTGCGGTTGCAGCGGCTGTGATAATTGGTCAATGGGTGCGGAGGAAGGAGCAGCGGCGGAAACAAACACAgatgattttaagaaaattcgCTAGAGAATGCGCCACGCCGGTTTTGAAGCTATGGGCGGTGGCGGACGCCTTGGTAGCCGACATGGCCGCCTTTCTCTCTGCCACCACAGCCGCCGGGAGTTGCGGCTCCCTCAACATGCTCGTTTCATTCGCCGGTGCTCTCCCTTCAGG GGATGAGAAGGGACTACATTATGGAGTTAACTTGCGAGGCAAGGAACTTCTACTGTTACGTGGAGCTTTAGGAGGTAACGAAGAACCTATTTCCGATGTACATAAACAGGAGATTTCAATCCCTGCGGATGTTTCAAACGGTTCTTTTAAG GAGCTGTGCGATTACATATCCTTGGAGCTAGTTAAATTCATTGGGATGAATCCTGGGGAAGAAACAGATGAAGTCAAGAATCTAGGGTTCACGTTGACACGCTATGTCGAGGAGATTGGGCCTAGTTCAATCTCGGCGATACAGAGGAAGGGCTTAGCAAATGATGACGATGACACGGTTTTGAAGGAGTTTGTGAATGATATGAATGAATCACTGGAGAGTCACGGACTGAAGATTCGGATGAACATGGCGCTG GTGGATGACACAATTGGAGTGTTGGCTGGAGGAAGGTACTATCATAAGGACACTGTGGCTGCAGTCACTTTAGGTATGGGAACGAACGCTGCTTACATCGAACAAGCTCAAGAGGTCCTGAGATGGAAACCCACGATACCAAACGAGCCACaagagatt GTTATTAGCACGGAGTGGGGAGATTTCAGATCATGTCATCTTCCTGTAACTGAATATGATGCTGCTCTTGACGCAGAAAGCTTGAATCCTAGAAGCTGC GTATTTGAGAAGATGGTGGCTGGAGGATACTTAGGGGAGATAGTGAGAAGAGTGTTGCTAAAAATGTCACAAGAAACTGCTTTATTTGGAGATATACTACCTCCAAAACTGACAACCCCTTACACTTTAAG TTCGCCAGATATGGCCGCGATGCATCAAGATATATCAGAAGATCGAGATATTGTAAACAAAAAGCTCAAGGACGTTTTCGGG GTCATGTATTCAACTCTTGCGGCTAGAGAAGTGGTGATTGAAGTGTGCGATTTAGTGGCCGAAAGAGCTGCGCGTGTGGCAGGAGCAGGAATAGTTGGGATGGTAAAGAAGCTGGGAAGGTTAGAGAAAAAGATGAGCATTGTGATAGTTGAAGGAGGGTTGTATGATCATTACAGGGTCTTTAGAAACTATCTTCATAGCAGTGTTTGGGAAATGCTCGGCGATGAGTTATCGGACCATGTCGTCATTGAGCATTCTCACGGTGGATCTGGTGCCGGAGCCCTTTTCTTTGCTGCTTGCGGCAACGTTAAAACCTAA
- the LOC103835053 gene encoding transcription factor bHLH25 isoform X1 has translation MNMLSTRLFSDQELEENGIIQQYGMNTIMGEIHEAHHTLPHSFPTRMLTTNDPSYDDLIDMKPSKILETTYISPKLQPPPSFPLPPYSKPHFHHQPSSRILSFENATQNVMDNELSPTYQNSIFSPKVEAEVPPNWMNGKGTKRAQPSYKSQSNAQDHIIAERKRREKLTQRFVALSALVPGLKKMDKASVLGDAQKHIKYLQEKVGEFEEQKRERRLESMVLVKKSKLILDDNNQSTSSSCCEDDSSTLDLPEIEVKFSDKDVLIKILCEKQKGHVAKIMAEVEKFHFSITNSSVLPFGPTLDITIIAKVCIFIYMKNLFLILEYNSLINVYVSLQKESDFDMTLMDVVKSLRSALSKFM, from the exons ATGAATATGTTATCCACAAGATTGTTTTCTGACCAG GAATTAGAAGAAAATGGCATCATACAACAATATGGCATGAACACAATAATGGGAGAGATCCATGAAGCTCACCACACGCTTCCACACTCTTTTCCAACTCGTATGCTAACCACAAATGATCCTTCTTATGATGATTTGATCGATATGAAACCATCAAAGATCCTCGAGACAACTTACATATCACCAAAATTGCAACCACCACCCTCTTTTCCTCTTCCTCCTTATTCAAAGCCCCATTTTCATCATCAGCCTTCCTCTAGAATTCTATCTTTCGAGAATGCTACTCAAAATGTGATGGATAATGAGCTTTCTCCCACCTATCAAAACTCAATCTTCAGCCCCAAAGTTGAGGCTGAAGTGCCACCAAACTGGATGAATGGGAAAGGGACCAAGAGAGCTCAACCTTCGTATAAAAGCCAATCAAATGCTCAAGATCACATAATCGCAGAAagaaaacgtagagagaaactTACTCAAAGATTTGTAGCTCTTTCTGCTCTAGTTCCTGGTCTGAAAAAG ATGGACAAGGCTTCTGTGTTAGGAGATGCACAAAAGCATATAAAGTATCTCCAAGAAAAAGTGGGAGAGTTTGAAgaacaaaagagagaaagaagattaGAATCAATGGTTCTTGTGAAGAAGTCTAAGCTGATTTTGGACGATAATAATCAGTCAACTTCCTCTTCATGTTGTGAAGATGACTCCTCAACCTTAGATCTTCCCGAGATAGAAGTAAAATTCTCAGATAAAGATGTTCTTATCAAAATCCTTTGCGAGAAGCAAAAGGGTCATGTTGCCAAAATAATGGCCGAGGTTGAGAAGTTCCATTTCTCAATAACTAACTCAAGTGTTTTACCCTTTGGACCAACACTTGATATCACCATTATAGCTAAGGTatgcatatttatatatatgaagaatttgtttttaattttagagTATAACAGCCTAATTAATGTATATGTCTCTTTACAGAAGGAGAGTGATTTCGACATGACACTCATGGATGTTGTAAAGAGCTTGAGGTCTGCTTTATCGAAGTTCATGTGA
- the LOC103835053 gene encoding transcription factor bHLH25 isoform X2, translating into MNMLSTRLFSDQELEENGIIQQYGMNTIMGEIHEAHHTLPHSFPTRMLTTNDPSYDDLIDMKPSKILETTYISPKLQPPPSFPLPPYSKPHFHHQPSSRILSFENATQNVMDNELSPTYQNSIFSPKVEAEVPPNWMNGKGTKRAQPSYKSQSNAQDHIIAERKRREKLTQRFVALSALVPGLKKMDKASVLGDAQKHIKYLQEKVGEFEEQKRERRLESMVLVKKSKLILDDNNQSTSSSCCEDDSSTLDLPEIEVKFSDKDVLIKILCEKQKGHVAKIMAEVEKFHFSITNSSVLPFGPTLDITIIAKKESDFDMTLMDVVKSLRSALSKFM; encoded by the exons ATGAATATGTTATCCACAAGATTGTTTTCTGACCAG GAATTAGAAGAAAATGGCATCATACAACAATATGGCATGAACACAATAATGGGAGAGATCCATGAAGCTCACCACACGCTTCCACACTCTTTTCCAACTCGTATGCTAACCACAAATGATCCTTCTTATGATGATTTGATCGATATGAAACCATCAAAGATCCTCGAGACAACTTACATATCACCAAAATTGCAACCACCACCCTCTTTTCCTCTTCCTCCTTATTCAAAGCCCCATTTTCATCATCAGCCTTCCTCTAGAATTCTATCTTTCGAGAATGCTACTCAAAATGTGATGGATAATGAGCTTTCTCCCACCTATCAAAACTCAATCTTCAGCCCCAAAGTTGAGGCTGAAGTGCCACCAAACTGGATGAATGGGAAAGGGACCAAGAGAGCTCAACCTTCGTATAAAAGCCAATCAAATGCTCAAGATCACATAATCGCAGAAagaaaacgtagagagaaactTACTCAAAGATTTGTAGCTCTTTCTGCTCTAGTTCCTGGTCTGAAAAAG ATGGACAAGGCTTCTGTGTTAGGAGATGCACAAAAGCATATAAAGTATCTCCAAGAAAAAGTGGGAGAGTTTGAAgaacaaaagagagaaagaagattaGAATCAATGGTTCTTGTGAAGAAGTCTAAGCTGATTTTGGACGATAATAATCAGTCAACTTCCTCTTCATGTTGTGAAGATGACTCCTCAACCTTAGATCTTCCCGAGATAGAAGTAAAATTCTCAGATAAAGATGTTCTTATCAAAATCCTTTGCGAGAAGCAAAAGGGTCATGTTGCCAAAATAATGGCCGAGGTTGAGAAGTTCCATTTCTCAATAACTAACTCAAGTGTTTTACCCTTTGGACCAACACTTGATATCACCATTATAGCTAAG AAGGAGAGTGATTTCGACATGACACTCATGGATGTTGTAAAGAGCTTGAGGTCTGCTTTATCGAAGTTCATGTGA
- the LOC103835055 gene encoding protein RMD5 homolog: MELKSIKDAFDRVVNKQKLSYTKTHEIIQMLSQELDKALSILQEAPPPQFDHRSILADVKKTFVENQLEVTEKELNVALTKYPKVLEKQLNSDISKAYRHNVEFDTHVVNQIIANFLYRQGMFDIGDSFLAETGDESECSTRHSFVGMHQIVDAMEKRDLKPALNWAASNSEKLKQARSDLEMKLHSLRFLEIAKESQNSQEAINYARKHIAGYADSSSLYEIQKLFCSLLWSKNIEHSPYSELISPSRWDHAARELTRQYCNLLLGEPSESALSITVTAGTEALPVLLKYMNVTASSKKVDWQSVEQLPVAVELSEEFQFHSVFVCPVSKEQASDENPPMMMSCGHVLCKQTINKMSKNGAKSSFKCPYCPTDVDISRCRQLHF; encoded by the coding sequence ATGGAGTTAAAGAGCATTAAGGACGCGTTTGATCGCGTTGTAAACAAGCAGAAACTCTCATACACCAAAACACACGAGATTATTCAGATGCTCTCTCAAGAACTCGACAAGGCCTTGAGCATATTACAGGAAGCACCACCACCACAGTTCGATCACAGATCTATCCTCGCCGATGTGAAGAAAACGTTCGTAGAGAATCAACTTGAAGTCACCGAGAAAGAACTCAACGTGGCTCTCACCAAATACCCCAAAGTCCTCGAGAAGCAACTCAACTCCGACATATCAAAGGCTTACAGACACAACGTCGAGTTCGATACACATGTCGTGAACCAGATAATAGCCAACTTCTTGTACCGTCAAGGAATGTTCGACATCGGCGACTCCTTCCTCGCCGAGACTGGTGATGAATCTGAATGCTCCACAAGACATTCTTTCGTCGGAATGCATCAGATAGTGGACGCTATGGAGAAGAGAGATCTTAAGCCAGCTCTTAACTGGGCAGCCTCAAACTCAGAGAAGCTGAAGCAAGCGCGGTCCGATTTAGAGATGAAGCTTCACAGTTTACGCTTCTTGGAGATAGCTAAAGAGTCCCAAAACTCGCAAGAAGCTATCAACTACGCGAGGAAACACATCGCTGGTTACGCGGATAGCAGCTCCCTTTACGAGATCCAGAAGCTCTTTTGTTCTCTCTTATGGAGTAAAAACATCGAACATTCTCCATACTCTGAGCTCATCTCTCCCTCTCGATGGGACCACGCAGCAAGAGAGCTAACGAGACAGTACTGCAACCTCCTACTCGGCGAACCATCTGAAAGCGCGTTGAGCATTACGGTAACGGCGGGGACGGAAGCTTTGCCTGTGCTGTTGAAGTACATGAACGTGACGGCGAGCAGCAAGAAGGTTGATTGGCAGAGTGTGGAGCAGCTTCCTGTGGCCGTGGAGCTGTCCGAGGAGTTTCAGTTTCACTCGGTGTTTGTGTGTCCTGTCTCTAAGGAGCAGGCGAGCGATGAGAATCCTCCGATGATGATGTCTTGTGGTCACGTGCTGTGTAAGCAGACGATCAACAAGATGTCGAAGAATGGTGCGAAGTCTTCTTTCAAGTGTCCTTATTGTCCCACCGATGTTGACATCTCGAGGTGTAGGCAGTTGCATTTTTGA